The genomic stretch CGATACATCCGACGGTTCATCCAAGCGATAGACAACGGCCGTCCAGGCGGCAAAAGGATTTGGGTATGAGTAGGCGAGTCCGGATATTCGTGGCCGGTTTTCTTCCCCGGTAGCAAGGTACTTCAAGGTAGTAATTTTTAATGAGCCCGCCTCCCTGCCACTCCCCCCTACAAGGTACGTATTACCCCCTGCATCCACAACCAGCCTCTGGAGATAATCAGGTGTACGCATCGGGTTATCAT from Candidatus Neomarinimicrobiota bacterium encodes the following:
- a CDS encoding T9SS type A sorting domain-containing protein — encoded protein: DNPMRTPDYLQRLVVDAGGNTYLVGGSGREAGSLKITTLKYLATGEENRPRISGLAYSYPNPFAAWTAVVYRLDEPSDVSLKVFNLLGQEITTLIDWYQPPGDYRVFWTPNRLPSGVYFYQLRAGKFVASKRIIYIK